The Kluyvera intermedia genome window below encodes:
- the rna gene encoding ribonuclease I, whose protein sequence is MLRKNIVSGCALLLCAGSLHAAPLTPTQYGDFDRYVLALSWQTGFCQSLHDRNRKEPLECHRQTEASNKADYLTVHGLWPSLPGSIASRGVDNNRWMRFGCATRPIPNMPEAKASRKCAAQETGLSLEIANKLNQVMPGSGGKTCLERYEYAKHGVCFGFDPDDYFGTMVRLNSEIKQSALGQFLADNYGKTVTRVSFDNAVASAFGKDNVKAIKLTCNGNPAYLTEMQIAIKAASINAPLSSDSLLPQPHPGNCGKQFVLDKIGYGSQPPFFTGARSDYF, encoded by the coding sequence ATGCTCAGGAAGAATATTGTGTCAGGATGCGCACTGCTGTTGTGTGCTGGTAGCCTTCATGCCGCCCCACTCACGCCGACACAATATGGTGACTTCGACCGTTATGTTCTGGCCCTCTCATGGCAAACGGGCTTTTGCCAAAGCCTGCATGACCGCAACCGCAAGGAACCACTAGAGTGTCATCGACAAACAGAGGCGAGCAATAAAGCCGATTATTTAACCGTGCACGGCTTATGGCCAAGCCTGCCGGGCTCTATCGCTTCCCGCGGCGTCGATAACAACCGCTGGATGCGTTTTGGCTGTGCCACCCGCCCTATCCCAAATATGCCCGAAGCCAAAGCTAGCCGAAAATGTGCGGCGCAAGAGACCGGGTTATCTTTGGAAATAGCCAATAAGCTCAACCAGGTCATGCCTGGCAGCGGCGGGAAAACCTGCCTGGAACGCTACGAATATGCCAAACATGGCGTCTGCTTTGGTTTCGATCCCGATGACTATTTCGGCACGATGGTTCGCCTGAATAGTGAGATAAAACAGAGTGCACTCGGCCAGTTCCTCGCCGACAATTACGGTAAAACGGTCACCCGCGTAAGCTTTGATAATGCCGTCGCCAGCGCTTTTGGCAAAGACAACGTCAAAGCGATTAAGCTCACCTGCAACGGTAATCCGGCGTATTTGACTGAAATGCAGATAGCCATCAAAGCAGCCAGCATTAACGCACCGCTTTCCAGTGATTCGCTATTACCACAGCCACACCCGGGCAACTGCGGTAAACAATTTGTACTGGATAAGATTGGTTACGGATCCCAGCCCCCGTTTTTCACGGGGGCCAGATCCGACTACTTCTGA
- a CDS encoding alpha/beta fold hydrolase — protein MSGFDKLTLKDGSYLWFKDWGSGQPIVFSHGWPLTADAFEDQMLYLGSKGYRVIAHDRRGHGRSAQPWDGHNMDQYADDLAELTAHLNLKEAIHVGHSTGGGEVARYIGRHGTSRVAKAVLIGAVTPIMVKTDFNPSGVPIEVFDGIRDGVINDRGAFFYELTAAFYGYNRDGAKESKAVREGFVEQGLQGSIKALYDCIKAFSETDLREDLRKMTIPTLVIHGDEDQIVPIESCGKVAAEILPDAELKVYHGGSHGICTTHKHQINADLLEFIQK, from the coding sequence ATGAGCGGTTTCGATAAACTGACCCTGAAAGATGGTAGTTACCTCTGGTTCAAGGATTGGGGGAGCGGGCAACCTATCGTGTTTAGTCACGGTTGGCCGCTGACGGCTGATGCATTCGAGGATCAGATGTTGTATCTGGGTTCAAAAGGGTATCGCGTAATCGCCCACGATAGACGAGGACACGGACGATCGGCTCAACCCTGGGATGGGCACAATATGGATCAGTATGCAGATGATCTGGCCGAACTCACGGCGCATCTGAATTTAAAAGAGGCAATCCACGTTGGTCACTCCACCGGCGGGGGGGAAGTGGCACGCTATATTGGGCGTCATGGCACGAGCCGAGTGGCAAAAGCGGTGCTAATAGGCGCGGTGACGCCAATCATGGTGAAAACCGATTTTAACCCGAGCGGTGTGCCGATTGAGGTATTTGACGGGATTCGTGACGGCGTGATTAACGATCGCGGTGCGTTCTTCTACGAACTGACGGCGGCGTTTTACGGTTATAACCGTGATGGCGCGAAGGAATCAAAAGCCGTGCGTGAAGGCTTTGTGGAGCAGGGGTTGCAGGGATCGATTAAGGCGCTTTACGACTGTATCAAAGCGTTCTCTGAAACTGACCTGCGTGAAGACCTGCGTAAGATGACCATCCCAACGCTTGTGATTCACGGCGATGAGGACCAGATAGTGCCGATTGAAAGTTGCGGCAAGGTGGCGGCAGAGATCCTACCGGACGCTGAGCTGAAGGTTTACCACGGCGGTTCACACGGAATTTGTACCACGCACAAACATCAGATCAATGCCGATTTGCTGGAATTTATTCAGAAGTAG
- the rnk gene encoding nucleoside diphosphate kinase regulator has product MTRPAIIINEFDAERIDRLLEQPAYANSPVANALNDELDRAQMCAPEDMPHDVVSMNSQVKFRDLTTGEERVRTLVFPANMTDSATQLSVMAPVGAALLGLRTGSTIHWELPGGTSTHLEVLELLYQPEAAGEFNR; this is encoded by the coding sequence ATGACCAGACCTGCCATCATTATTAATGAGTTCGATGCCGAGCGTATCGACCGCCTGCTTGAGCAACCTGCTTACGCAAATTCACCGGTGGCGAATGCGCTAAACGACGAGCTGGATCGTGCCCAGATGTGTGCCCCAGAGGACATGCCGCATGATGTAGTGAGTATGAATAGCCAGGTCAAATTCCGCGACCTCACAACGGGCGAGGAGCGTGTACGTACGTTGGTATTCCCAGCCAACATGACCGATAGCGCTACCCAACTCTCAGTGATGGCTCCCGTCGGTGCGGCCCTTCTTGGCTTGCGTACCGGTAGCACGATTCACTGGGAACTGCCGGGCGGCACGTCCACCCACCTGGAAGTGCTTGAACTCCTTTACCAGCCGGAAGCCGCTGGCGAGTTCAATCGCTAA
- the uspG gene encoding universal stress protein UspG, which translates to MYKTIIMPVDVFEMELSDKAVRHAEFMAQQDGIIHLLHVLPASASYTMSRFAGDLRRFEEHLQQEAETRLQTMVSHFSIDPSRIKMHVRLGNVRDAVNGLIEELNADMVVIGSRNPSISTHLLGSNASSVIRHAHIPVLVVR; encoded by the coding sequence ATGTACAAAACAATCATTATGCCCGTTGATGTTTTTGAGATGGAGTTGAGTGACAAAGCCGTTCGCCATGCCGAGTTTATGGCGCAGCAGGATGGTATTATTCATCTTTTGCATGTGCTGCCGGCCTCGGCCAGCTATACCATGAGCCGCTTTGCGGGCGACCTGCGTCGCTTCGAAGAGCACCTACAGCAGGAAGCCGAAACCCGTCTGCAAACCATGGTGAGCCATTTCAGTATCGACCCTTCGCGTATCAAGATGCACGTTCGTTTGGGCAACGTTCGCGACGCCGTCAATGGTCTTATCGAAGAGCTGAATGCCGACATGGTGGTGATTGGTTCACGCAATCCATCAATCAGCACCCATCTGCTGGGCTCTAATGCTTCCAGCGTGATTCGTCATGCCCATATCCCAGTATTGGTCGTACGGTAG